The Frondihabitans australicus genome includes a region encoding these proteins:
- a CDS encoding acetamidase/formamidase family protein, whose translation MNPAPEPDSAQVVTTPGILQPGVDVPDGALYLPATAAHTLWGRLPCATDVAVLTVEPGTEVVIDTVSHEGILDDQGRDPVAFFGQHGVPRDAVLDDAIEIAASEGRRDAGSDGPHVITGPVAVTGAEPGDLLTMTLVRAEPRVPYGVISNRHGRGALPDEFPQGVMNVSVFAAADVHAGVGMLPRVAGGERDVTFPLRPFLGIMGVAAAGSSRPHSVPPGPFGGNIDINLLVEGASLHLPVQVPGGLAYVGDPHFAQGDGEVALTAMEASLRVTVRFDLTKRDEALAAFGAIAGPLAETAEYLVPTGLSEDLDEAVRNCVRAAIDLLHARYGMDPDLAYAYLSAATDFDISQVVDLVKGVHARIRKADFGE comes from the coding sequence ATGAATCCGGCTCCCGAACCCGACTCGGCACAGGTCGTGACCACCCCGGGCATCCTCCAGCCCGGCGTCGACGTGCCCGACGGAGCCCTGTACCTCCCCGCCACCGCCGCCCACACGCTCTGGGGTCGGCTCCCCTGCGCGACCGACGTCGCCGTGCTCACCGTCGAGCCCGGCACGGAGGTCGTCATCGACACCGTCAGCCACGAGGGGATCCTCGACGACCAGGGGCGTGACCCCGTCGCCTTCTTCGGCCAGCACGGGGTGCCGCGCGACGCGGTGCTCGACGACGCCATCGAGATCGCCGCGTCCGAGGGGCGACGGGACGCAGGATCCGACGGCCCGCACGTGATCACCGGCCCCGTCGCGGTCACCGGCGCCGAACCCGGCGACCTGCTCACCATGACCCTGGTCCGCGCCGAGCCCCGCGTGCCGTACGGCGTCATCTCGAACCGACACGGCCGCGGCGCGCTCCCCGACGAGTTCCCGCAGGGCGTCATGAACGTCAGCGTCTTCGCCGCCGCCGACGTACATGCCGGTGTCGGCATGCTTCCGCGAGTGGCGGGCGGCGAGCGGGACGTCACGTTCCCGCTACGCCCGTTCCTCGGCATCATGGGCGTCGCCGCGGCCGGGTCCTCGCGGCCCCATTCCGTGCCGCCCGGGCCGTTCGGCGGCAACATCGACATCAATCTCCTCGTCGAGGGCGCGTCGCTGCACCTGCCGGTGCAGGTGCCCGGGGGCCTCGCCTACGTCGGCGATCCGCACTTCGCCCAGGGCGACGGCGAGGTGGCGCTCACCGCGATGGAAGCCTCGCTGCGCGTGACGGTGCGCTTCGATCTCACCAAGCGCGACGAGGCTCTCGCCGCGTTCGGGGCGATCGCCGGGCCTCTCGCCGAGACGGCCGAGTACCTCGTGCCGACCGGGCTCTCGGAGGACCTCGACGAGGCCGTCCGAAACTGCGTCCGTGCCGCCATCGACTTGTTACATGCCCGATACGGCATGGACCCGGACCTCGCCTACGCGTACCTCTCGGCGGCGACGGACTTCGACATCTCCCAGGTGGTGGACCTGGTCAAGGGCGTGCACGCCCGCATCCGGAAGGCGGACTTCGGTGAGTGA
- a CDS encoding pyridoxal-phosphate-dependent aminotransferase family protein, with the protein MGPGPINADPRVLRAMSAQLVGQYDPWMTRAMDETQALYRQVFKTANEQTMLVDGTSRAGIEAALVSLIEPGDRVLVPIFGRFGHLLREIAERAGAEVHVIETDWGQVFPLRAIEEAITRVRPKVLAVVHGDTSTTVAQPLDGLGEICAREGVLFYTDVTASIGGNEFPTDDLGLDAVTAGLQKCLGGPSGSSPVTFSQKAVDVIYGRKSVEAGIRGEGDVAAADPIRSNYFDLAMIFDYWGPKRLNHHTEATTMLYGARECARLLVEEGIDDAVARHELHGRAMLEGVRGLGLDVFGDTSHKMNNVVAVVIPDGIDGDGARSALLDDFGIEIGTSFGPLHGKVWRIGTMGYNARKDAVLTTLSALESVLRRGGVSVTAGGGVGAAYDVYDDVVSPAPAPVVTESLDAGSAR; encoded by the coding sequence ATGGGCCCCGGCCCGATCAACGCCGACCCCCGGGTCCTGCGCGCCATGTCGGCCCAGCTGGTCGGTCAGTACGACCCCTGGATGACCCGTGCCATGGACGAGACGCAGGCCCTCTACCGCCAGGTCTTCAAGACCGCGAACGAGCAGACCATGCTCGTCGACGGCACCAGCCGCGCCGGCATCGAGGCTGCCCTCGTCTCGCTCATCGAGCCGGGCGACCGCGTGCTCGTGCCAATCTTCGGGCGCTTCGGGCACCTCCTGCGCGAGATCGCCGAGCGCGCAGGAGCCGAGGTGCACGTCATCGAGACCGACTGGGGCCAGGTCTTCCCGCTCCGTGCGATCGAAGAGGCGATCACCCGCGTGCGACCCAAGGTGCTCGCCGTCGTGCACGGCGACACCTCCACGACGGTCGCGCAGCCCCTCGACGGCCTCGGCGAGATCTGCGCCCGCGAGGGAGTCCTCTTCTACACCGACGTCACGGCGAGCATCGGCGGCAACGAGTTCCCGACCGACGACCTGGGCCTGGACGCCGTCACCGCGGGCCTGCAGAAGTGCCTCGGCGGCCCGTCGGGCTCCTCGCCGGTGACGTTCTCGCAGAAGGCCGTCGACGTGATCTATGGCCGGAAGTCGGTCGAGGCGGGCATCCGCGGCGAGGGCGACGTGGCCGCCGCCGACCCGATCCGCTCGAACTACTTCGATCTCGCCATGATCTTCGACTACTGGGGCCCGAAGCGCCTCAACCACCACACCGAGGCCACGACGATGCTCTACGGGGCGCGAGAGTGCGCCCGCCTCCTCGTGGAGGAGGGCATCGACGACGCGGTGGCCCGCCACGAGCTGCACGGCCGAGCCATGCTCGAGGGCGTCCGCGGCCTCGGGCTCGACGTCTTCGGCGACACCTCGCACAAGATGAACAACGTGGTCGCCGTCGTGATCCCCGACGGCATCGACGGCGACGGTGCCCGAAGCGCCCTGCTCGACGACTTCGGCATCGAGATCGGCACCTCCTTCGGGCCGCTGCACGGCAAGGTGTGGCGCATCGGCACCATGGGCTACAACGCCCGGAAGGACGCCGTGCTCACGACGCTGTCTGCGCTCGAGTCGGTGCTCCGGCGCGGCGGCGTCTCAGTCACTGCGGGCGGGGGAGTGGGCGCGGCGTACGACGTGTACGACGACGTCGTGTCGCCGGCTCCTGCGCCCGTCGTCACCGAGTCGCTCGACGCCGGGAGCGCGCGGTGA
- a CDS encoding AtzH-like domain-containing protein — protein MSDTSGSTAPAGASAPAPLISTIDGDVPDGLLDAFDAYEAALAANDQEALADAFEDSPGSLRADGNGLLVGHEAITAFRGRRGVAPSRSVVQRHIRVLDDGAALVVSVNAPASGGRGVVTQLWRRSAADGTWRIAVAQVQAPTPVFDTRIWRVVGAPLVPSSADSAAADALIDGLGSADDESVPGPLTGETVAVKDLFAVAGHRVGAGVPSFLSEQDPAPFHSPAVQALLDAGASILGIAQTDEFAFSIAGRNSAYGTPPNGVVPGAISGGSTSGPASAVALGHVSIGLGTDTGGSIRVPASYQGLWGLRTTHGVVRRTDVLPLAPTFDTVGWLTRSASLLGAVASATLTGVSASAVPQQRPVESSFVVDPRLLSSLSEGVRDAFEGFLGASIESGLIDAPAEVALGDIAHLYELFRVIQAAEAWQSHGAWIEAHPGALAPDVSARFEFGRSVTPSQESAARDELEVQREHLEHVLADRILLLPSASSAAPSLTATPAEFDRIRSNTLGLTCIAGVGGLPAVSAPLLEVPAGPVGLCLVGPRGGDLALVEVAAALAA, from the coding sequence GTGAGTGACACGAGCGGCTCGACGGCGCCGGCGGGAGCCTCGGCTCCTGCGCCCCTGATCTCGACCATCGACGGAGATGTGCCCGACGGGCTGCTCGACGCGTTCGACGCCTACGAGGCCGCGCTCGCCGCCAACGACCAGGAGGCGCTGGCCGACGCGTTCGAGGACTCCCCCGGATCGCTGCGCGCCGACGGCAACGGGCTGCTCGTGGGGCACGAGGCGATCACCGCGTTCCGCGGGCGTCGCGGCGTCGCCCCGTCACGCTCGGTGGTGCAGCGGCACATCCGCGTGCTCGACGACGGAGCGGCGCTCGTGGTGTCGGTCAACGCCCCCGCGTCGGGCGGCCGCGGCGTCGTCACGCAGCTCTGGCGCCGCAGTGCCGCCGACGGCACGTGGCGGATCGCCGTCGCGCAGGTGCAGGCGCCGACCCCGGTCTTCGACACTCGCATCTGGCGCGTCGTCGGCGCCCCGCTCGTGCCGTCGTCCGCCGACTCGGCCGCGGCCGACGCTCTGATCGACGGGCTCGGATCCGCCGACGACGAGTCGGTGCCCGGCCCTCTGACGGGCGAGACCGTGGCGGTCAAGGACCTCTTCGCGGTCGCCGGGCACCGGGTGGGGGCCGGGGTGCCGTCGTTCCTGAGCGAGCAGGATCCTGCGCCCTTCCACTCCCCCGCTGTGCAGGCGCTGCTCGACGCCGGCGCGTCCATTCTCGGCATCGCGCAGACCGACGAGTTCGCGTTCAGCATCGCCGGTCGCAACTCGGCGTACGGCACCCCGCCTAACGGCGTCGTGCCGGGCGCCATCTCGGGCGGGTCGACCAGCGGGCCCGCGTCGGCCGTCGCCCTCGGGCACGTCTCCATCGGGCTCGGCACCGACACCGGCGGCTCGATCCGCGTGCCGGCGTCGTACCAGGGGCTGTGGGGCCTGCGCACCACGCACGGCGTCGTGCGCCGGACCGACGTGCTTCCGCTCGCGCCGACCTTCGACACCGTCGGCTGGCTGACCCGGAGCGCGTCGCTGCTCGGCGCCGTGGCCTCGGCGACCCTCACGGGGGTCTCGGCGTCGGCCGTGCCGCAACAGCGCCCGGTTGAGTCGTCGTTCGTGGTCGATCCGCGGCTGCTGTCGTCGCTGTCGGAGGGCGTGCGCGATGCGTTCGAGGGGTTCCTCGGGGCGTCGATCGAGTCGGGGCTCATCGACGCGCCGGCCGAGGTGGCCCTCGGAGACATCGCGCACCTGTACGAGCTGTTCCGCGTGATCCAGGCCGCCGAGGCGTGGCAGTCGCACGGAGCCTGGATCGAGGCACACCCGGGGGCGCTCGCGCCCGACGTGTCGGCGCGATTCGAATTCGGCCGCAGCGTGACGCCGTCGCAGGAGTCCGCGGCCCGCGACGAGCTCGAGGTGCAGCGCGAGCATCTCGAGCACGTGCTGGCGGATCGGATCCTGCTGCTGCCCAGCGCCTCGTCGGCCGCTCCCTCGCTGACGGCGACGCCCGCCGAGTTCGACCGGATCCGCTCGAATACCCTCGGCCTGACGTGCATCGCCGGCGTGGGCGGGCTGCCCGCGGTCTCCGCGCCTCTGCTCGAGGTGCCGGCGGGCCCGGTCGGCCTGTGTCTCGTCGGCCCGCGCGGCGGTGACCTCGCTCTGGTGGAGGTGGCGGCGGCCCTCGCCGCGTAA
- a CDS encoding type II toxin-antitoxin system VapC family toxin — MTITYLDTSAAVKLVIDETESQALVDALTETSPRLVASWLLHTELHCAAGRNPSVFEPAALQQVLDVVTLVDVTRGDLLAAGTHSPLRSNDAIHLATALRVGADEVLTYDAELAASALAAGLAVSAPS, encoded by the coding sequence GTGACGATCACCTACCTCGACACGTCCGCCGCCGTGAAGCTGGTCATCGACGAGACCGAGTCGCAGGCACTCGTCGACGCCCTGACCGAGACGTCGCCGCGCCTCGTCGCCTCGTGGTTGCTGCACACGGAGCTGCACTGCGCTGCAGGTCGGAATCCCTCGGTCTTCGAACCGGCAGCTCTTCAGCAGGTGCTCGACGTCGTCACGCTGGTCGATGTCACGAGGGGTGACCTGCTCGCTGCCGGAACCCATTCGCCGCTCCGGTCGAACGACGCCATCCACCTCGCCACGGCACTGCGGGTCGGTGCCGACGAAGTCCTCACGTACGACGCCGAGCTGGCCGCGTCCGCGCTGGCCGCCGGACTCGCGGTGTCCGCGCCGTCCTGA
- a CDS encoding type II toxin-antitoxin system Phd/YefM family antitoxin, whose product MDTVTHREMRNNSGDLLRRAQAGESVLISNNGHVAAMLVPAPLDSLDVLVDGGQARSARKPISTLSLIRRSASDRTSAQIIDDVRGRW is encoded by the coding sequence ATGGATACTGTCACTCATCGTGAGATGCGCAACAACAGCGGAGACCTCTTGAGGCGCGCCCAAGCAGGCGAGTCGGTCCTCATCAGCAACAACGGTCACGTGGCTGCCATGCTCGTGCCGGCGCCACTCGACTCCCTCGACGTCCTCGTCGACGGGGGCCAGGCGCGATCGGCCCGCAAGCCGATCTCCACCCTGAGCCTCATTCGCCGTAGCGCGTCGGACCGCACCTCGGCCCAGATCATCGACGATGTGCGCGGTCGCTGGTGA